In one Pseudoliparis swirei isolate HS2019 ecotype Mariana Trench chromosome 23, NWPU_hadal_v1, whole genome shotgun sequence genomic region, the following are encoded:
- the rasd2a gene encoding GTP-binding protein Rhes, giving the protein MEVNATEKMYLPVDGILELFNSLTGHHESDITHQAPRSAALSPVPQHPKVSNISKTSMDIINTVKGRLKQQDKRAVSPSRSSSSGNRQVSTDRLPRRSVDLLELGLTKRKNCLRIVVLGAPKVGKTNILHRFLGKDFEEHYEPTAEDFHRKLFHIGGEAYQIDLLDAASERDFPAKRRLSILTGDTFLLVFSLEDRESFNEVCVRLNEIKDARAKLLNLKHPERVPVVICGNKADVAAPRAVRRSEVTEILGEDIAFFETSAKDGTGMDGVFRALATLGGLPDETSPTRHQIISILSYKSMCIGQRGRRGSRGLGAPCAAVDTLARRPSFTSDLRLVLRSSTKHNKPERCQIQ; this is encoded by the exons ATGGAGGTGAACGCAACTGAGAAGATGTACCTTCCCGTTGATGGCATCCTCGAGCTGTTCAACTCTCTCACCGGACACCACGAATCAGACATTACGCACCAGGCTCCTCGGAGCGCAGCCCTCAGCCCAGTGCCGCAGCACCCCAAAGTCTCTAACATATCGAAGACGAGCATGGACATCATCAACACGGTGAAAGGGCGCTTGAAACAACAAGATAAAAGAGCCGTCTCCCCAAGCAGATCCTCCAGTTCGGGCAATAGGCAGGTTTCGACCGACCGACTCCCCAGAAGGTCCGTGGATCTGCTGGAGCTGGGTCTGACCAAGCGCAAGAACTGCCTCAGAATAGTTGTGCTCGGTGCGCCTAAAGTAGGTAAAACCAACATCCTCCACCGGTTCTTGGGCAAAGACTTCGAAGAACACTACGAACCAACAGCAGAAGACTTCCACAGAAAACTCTTCCACATTGGAGGGGAGGCGTATCAGATCGATCTGCTGGACGCCGCCAGTGAGAGGGACTTCCCCGCCAAACGGAGGTTATCCATCCTGACAG GTGACACCTTCCTGCTTGTGTTCAGTCTGGAAGACAGGGAGTCCTTCAATGAAGTCTGCGTGCGGCTCAACGAGATCAAGGACGCCAGGGCAAAGTTACTGAACTTAAAGCATCCCGAGAGAGTGCCGGTCGTGATATGCGGAAACAAAGCGGACGTGGCGGCACCGAGAGCCGTCCGACGGTCAGAGGTGACGGAGATACTCGGCGAGGACATCGCGTTCTTCGAAACCTCGGCGAAAGACGGCACCGGCATGGACGGGGTGTTCCGGGCTCTCGCCACTCTGGGCGGACTGCCAGACGAGACGAGCCCGACGCGCCATCAGATCATCTCCATCCTCAGCTACAAGTCGATGTGCATCGGCCAGCGAGGCAGGAGAGGGAGCCGGGGGCTCGGCGCGCCCTGTGCCGCCGTGGACACGCTGGCGCGCCGCCCCAGCTTCACCAGCGACCTGcggctcgtgctgcgttcaagtACCAAACACAACAAACCCGAGAGGTGTCAGATTCAATGA
- the rsad1 gene encoding radical S-adenosyl methionine domain-containing protein 1, mitochondrial translates to MIQHTLRASRRAASPALRCFSETSGGEITEEDGCERTGSPCPTKQASLYVHWPYCLRRCSYCNFNKYISREDNDHIMTECLQRETETLLQLSQVSCITSVFFGGGTPSLAHPSTIAAVLQTVSRRAYLSDKAEVTLEVNPTPVGKSKLEDYCRAGVNRFSIGVQSLQDEDLKILGRDHSSHQALLTVEEARRLCPGRVSVDVMFGRPKQSVESWEDELSELLKVCDDHVSLYQLTLERGTQLFKQVLAGEVTVPTEDVTAEMYQCARRTLHQHGLLQYEVSNFARHKAASHHNTSYWKGRQYIGVGPGAHGRFVPLGEGGVHREARTQTLEPDVWIREVRQRGHGTRRRIQLGHLELLEEVLVMGMRMNEGINHEHWEMFSPQLGLREVFGSSRDVQELLQSGQLLLDDRGLRCSWDGLVLLDSILPALLVELERQISPRLQRDIHHTDGRTESRTSSPR, encoded by the exons ATGATTCAACACACGCTGCGCGCGAGCCGACGCGCCGCCTCTCCTGCTCTGCGCTGCTTCTCTGAGACTTCCGGTGGAGAAATCACAGAGGAGGATGGATGTGAACGGACAGGCTCTCCATGTCCCACAAAGCAGGCGTCCCTCTATGTGCAC tggCCATACTGCCTCAGGCGGTGCTCCTACTGCAACTTTAACAAGTACATATCCAGAGAGGACAACGACCACATCATGACTGAGTGCCTTCAGCGGGAGACTGAGACGTTGCTGCAGCTCAGTCAGGTCTCCTG CATCACCTCAGTGTTTTTTGGAGGTGGGACTCCGAGCCTGGCTCACCCCTCCACCATTGCTGCTGTCCTCCAAACTGTTTCACGCCGGGCGTATCTCTCGGATAAAGCGGAGGTCACGCTGGAGGTCAACCCTACTCCTGTAGGAAAGTCAAAGTTAGAGGACTATTGCCGTGCAGGGGTGAACCGTTTCTCCATCGGGGTCCAG TCTTTGCAGGATGAGGATTTGAAAATTCTGGGAAGAGACCACAGCTCTCATCAGGCTTTGCTAACTGTCGAAGAGGCCAGGAGGCTGTGCCCCGGGAGGGTGTCGGTGGATGTCATGTTTGGCCGGCCCAAACAGAGCGTTGAATCCTGGGAGGACGAGTTGTCCGAGCTGTTGAAGGTGTGCGATGACCACGTGTCTCTGTACCAGCTGACGTTGGAGCGAGGCACCCAGCTGTTCAAACAGGTGCTCGCAGGAGAGGTGACCGTGCCCACTGAAGACGTGACAGCGGAGATGTACCAGTGTGCGCGGAGGACTCTCCACCAGCACGGCCTCCTGCAGTATGAGGTCTCTAACTTCGCAAGACAT AAGGCAGCGAGTCACCACAACACGAGCTACTGGAAGGGAAGACAGTACATCGGCGTCGGCCCAG GAGCACACGGGCGCTTTGTTcctctgggggaggggggggtccaTCGGGAGGCGCGGACCCAGACCCTGGAGCCTGACGTCTGGATCCGTGAAGTCCGGCAGAGAGGACATGGCACACGTAGGCGGATTCAACTCGGCCATCTTGAACT ATTGGAGGAGGTGTTGGTTATGGGAATGAGAATGAACGAAGGCATTAATCACGAG CATTGGGAGATGTTTAGCCCTCAACTGGGTCTCCGGGAAGTCTTTGGCTCATCCAGAGACGTCCAGGAGTTGCTCCAGAGTGGACAACTCCTTCTTGATGACAG AGGTTTGCGCTGCTCCTGGGATGGACTGGTCTTACTGGACAGCATACTGCCAGCTCTACTGGTGGAACTGGAAAGACAAATCAGTCCGAGGCTACAAAGGGACATTCACCACACTGATGGACGAACAGAAAGCCGAACCTCCAGCCCTCGATGA
- the btr02 gene encoding bloodthirsty-related gene family, member 2 has protein sequence MASTISLLPEKHFLCSLCGDIFTSPVTTPCGHSFCSSCLCQYWTRHQSKYCPSCRRLFSDRPDLSVNYILAELSDNYRKDRPQAPPDEEMVIDVEQMIQERQQKVERFKYALELQQNSYLREVRESQKVFSALVHAMEKSHKAVVDAIEGRKREEEKRVATLVKEIEQEIQELTKENTDPDPRIALKNDQDDDTIQDTVNVAPTMCPSEMKDWSKVVIEADPCVGVTRRALADIMEKIKVEVNRLSKSELRRIEKYIVDVNLSAKTAHPFLSVSEDRKQVSHTNKLQEVPDHPKRFDRVANVLAKESFSGGRCYWQVEVGGKMEWNLGVVRQSINRKGKFSVCPANGFWTLSLKAGGQLIANTSPATPLALEQRPRKVGVFLDYTEGRVSFYCAESGVHIHTFTDTFTDRLHPFFSPGRLHGGKNDAPLIISSSFCSI, from the exons ATGGCCTCTACAATTAGCCTTCTCCCCGAGAAGCActtcctgtgctctctgtgtggaGACATCTTCACCAGCCCGGTGACCACCCCATGTGGACACAGCTTCTGCTCGTCCTGTCTCTGCCAATACTGGACACGACACCAGTCCAAATACTGCCCCAGCTGCAGGAGACTGTTTAGCGACAGGCCTGACCTCAGCGTCAACTACATACTGGCAGAACTCTCAGATAACTACAGGAAGGATCGACCACAAGCTCCACCTGATGAGGAAATG GTTATAGATGTTGAGCAAATGATTCAGGAGAGGCAGCAGAAGGTAGAACGGTTTAAATATGCTCTGGAGTTACAACAG AACTCTTACCTCAGAGAGGTGCGAGAGAGCCAGAAGGTCTTTTCTGCCCTCGTCCACGCTATGGAGAAGAGTCACAAAGCCGTAGTTGACGCAAttgaggggagaaagagagaggaggagaagagagtggCAACACTGGTGAAGGAAATCGAACAGGAGATCCAGGAGCTGACGAAGGAGAACACTGACCCAGATCCCCGGATTGCTCTGAAGAATGATCAAGATGACGATACGATCCAAGACACCGTG AACGTTGCTCCCACGATGTGCCCCTCTGAGATGAAGGATTGGTCCAAGGTTGTTATAGAAGCTGACCCATGTGTTGGGGTCACCAGACGAGCACTGGCAGACATAATGGAGAAGATTAAGGTAGAAGTCAACAGGCTCTCCAAATCTG AACTGAGGAGAATAGAGAAGTACATAG tGGATGTCAATCTGAGCGCCAAGACAGCCCACCCCTTCCTCTCCGTCTCGGAAGACAGAAAACAGGTGAGCCATACGAACAAGCTTCAAGAGGTACCAGATCACCCCAAGAGGTTCGACCGTGTGGCAAACGTGCTGGCCAAAGAAAGCTTCAGCGGCGGGAGGTGCTActggcaggtggaggtgggggggaaGATGGAGTGGAATCTGGGTGTTGTCAGACAGTCCATAAACAGGAAGGGCAAGTTCTCCGTCTGCCCTGCAAATGGCTTCTGGACTTTAAGCCTGAAGGCTGGAGGCCAGCTCATTGCCAACACCTCTCCTGCCACGCCGTTGGCTCTGGAGCAGAGACCCAGGAAGGTGGGCGTGTTTCTGGACTACACTGAGGGCCGCGTGTCCTTCTACTGCGCGGAATCCGGAGTCCACATTCACACCTTCACAGATACATTCACTGACAGGCTTCATCCATTCTTCAGTCCCGGTCGCCTGCATGGCGGCAAGAACGATGCTCCCCTCATCATCTCTTCTAGTTTCTGCAGCATTTAA
- the cldnk gene encoding claudin k, with protein sequence MATTGMQLMGLIMSLVGWVGGVIVCAIPMWRVTAFIGNNIVTAQIIWEGLWMNCIVQSTGQIQCKVYDSLLALPSDMQATRSLTVFSILICGLALSLGVLGAKCTKCIGVNSLKARIARISGILFAVAGFLYLVPICWTAHSIIRDFYDPHVAAPHKRELGPALYIGWGASSLLLIGGSLLYAGSGPPGLPGSPTFSSGESSPRRAPASQVKGYV encoded by the coding sequence ATGGCAACCACGGGCATGCAGCTGATGGGCCTGATCATGTCCCTtgtggggtgggtgggtggggtgatAGTCTGTGCCATCCCCATGTGGCGGGTCACTGCCTTCATTGGCAACAACATAGTGACGGCTCAGATCATTTGGGAAGGCCTGTGGATGAATTGCATTGTGCAGAGCACGGGTCAAATCCAGTGTAAGGTGTATGATAGCTTGTTGGCTCTGCCCAGTGACATGCAGGCAACCCGAAGCCTCACCGTGTTCTCCATCCTGATCTGCGGCCTAGCCCTGTCTCTGGGGGTCCTCGGAGCCAAGTGCACTAAGTGCATCGGTGTAAACAGCCTCAAGGCCCGTATTGCTCGCATCTCTGGCATCCTCTTTGCCGTCGCAGGGTTCCTCTACCTTGTCCCCATCTGCTGGACTGCCCACTCCATCATCAGGGATTTCTATGATCCACATGTGGCGGCCCCACACAAGCGTGAGCTCGGCCCTGCCCTGTACATCGGCTGGGGGGCTTCATCCTTGCTCCTCATTGGGGGATCTCTGCTCTATGCCGGGTCAGGGCCCCCTGGCCTCCCAGGCTCTCCCACCTTCAGCAGTGGAGAAAGTAGTCCTCGCAGGGCACCGGCCTCTCAAGTCAAAGGTTACGTTTGA
- the hgs gene encoding hepatocyte growth factor-regulated tyrosine kinase substrate isoform X2: MGKGGGTFERLLDKATSQLLLETDWESILQICDLIRQGDAQAKSAIGAIKKKLNDKNPHVALYALEVLESVVKNCGQTVHDEVASKQTMEELKDLLKTEANVRNKILYLIQAWAHAFRNEPKYKVVQDTYQIMKVEGHVFPEFKESDAMFAAERAPDWVDAEECHRCRVQFGVMTRKHHCRACGQIFCGKCSSKYSTIPKFGIEKEVRVCEPCFELLNNHPTLSPPLRKAEGKAPTPGPVELPPEYLTSPLSQQSQMPPKKDEAALQEEEELQLAIALSQSEAEEKDRARHKNSYSMYPKVDPTPVTSSAPPVSTLYTPPVNSSAPSAEDVDPELARYLNRTYWEKKQEEARKSPTPSAPAPVPLAEPLPPISQPVEIHVPVQPVSIVEQQYQNGESEEDHEQFLKALQNSVTTFLNRMKSNHMRGRSITNDSAVLSLFQSINNMHPQLLDILNQLDEKRLYYEGLQDKLAQVRDARAALNALRDEHREKLRHATEEAERQRHIQLAQKLEIMRQKKQEYLEMQRQLAIQRLQEQEKERQMRLEQQKHTIQMRAQMPAFSLPYAQSLPPNVAGGVVYQPGAPPSYPGTFSPAGSVEGSPMHNVYMNQPGQTAPPQYQAMPSAAPEPNMVNAYVYQAAGSNGQPAPPPGQAPPTTSPPYSNYQPTPTQGYQNAVSQAQSLPPMPQPAPTNGMGYVGYQPYAMQNMISALPGQDPNMPPQQQYMPGQPPMYQQVAPPGGPQQQQQQQQQQQQQQQQQVPQDVPGSTEAQLISFD, from the exons ATGGGGAAAGGCGGAGGCACTTTTGAGAGGCTGCTGG ATAAAGCCACCAGTCAGTTGCTGCTGGAGACTGACTGGGAATCCATCCTACAGATCTGTGATCTCATTCGACAAGGAGACGCACA AGCTAAGTCTGCTATCGGGGCCATTAAGAAGAAGCTGAATGACAAAAATCCCCATGTGGCCCTCTATGCTCTTGAG GTCCTGGAGTCAGTGGTGAAGAACTGTGGCCAGACGGTCCACGATGAGGTGGCGAGTAAACAAACTATGGAGGAACTGAAGGATTTACTCAAG ACGGAAGCGAATGTAAGGAATAAGATCCTGTACCTGATCCAGGCCTGGGCTCATGCCTTCCGCAACGAGCCCAAATATAAGGTGGTCCAAGACACTTATCAGATCATGAAAGTGGAAG GTCATGTGTTCCCCGAGTTCAAGGAGAGTGATGCGATGTTTGCAGCTGAGAGA GCCCCTGACTGGGTTGATGCTGAGGAGTGCCACCGGTGCAGAGTCCAGTTTGGAGTTATGACAAGAAAG CACCATTGTCGAGCCTGTGGCCAGATCTTCTGTGGCAAGTGTTCGTCGAAGTACTCCACCATCCCAAAGTTTGGCATAGAGAAGGAAGTGCGTGTTTGCGAGCCCTGCTTCGAGCTGCTTAACAA CcaccccactctctctcctccacttagGAAAGCTGAAGGGAAAGCCCCCACCCCAGGCCCTGTGGAGCTGCCTCCTGAGTACCTGACCAGCCCGCTCTCTCAACAATCCCAG ATGCCTCCCAAGAAAGATGAGGCAgccctgcaggaggaagaggagctgcagcTCGCCATTGCCCTTTCCCAAAGCGAGGCGGAGGAGAAGGATCGAGCG AGGCATAAGAACTCCTACTCGATGTATCCCAAAGTGGATCCCACTCCAGTGACTTCCTCGGCTCCACCGGTCAGCACGCTCTACACTCCTCCTGTG AACTCCTCTGCTCCATCAGCTGAAGATGTAGACCCTGAG CTGGCTCGTTACCTGAACAGAACATACTGGGAGAAGAAGCAGGAAGAGGCTCGCAAGAGTCCCACCCCCTCAGCTCCTGCCCCTGTGCCATTGGCTGAGCCTCTTCCACCAATCAGTCAGCCAGTAGAAATTCATGTCCCTGTCCAGCCGGTCAGCATAGTGGAG CAGCAGTACCAGAACGGGGAGTCGGAGGAGGACCACGAGCAGTTTCTGAAGGCTCTGCAGAACTCCGTCACCACCTTCCTTAACCGCATGAAGAGCAACCACATGCGCGGGCGCAGCATCACCAACGACAGTGCCGTGCTCTCGCTCTTCCAGTCCATCAACAACATGCATCCACAGCTGCTGGACATCCTCAACCAGCTGGATGAGAAGCGAT TGTACTATGAGGGGCTGCAGGACAAGTTGGCTCAGGTGCGCGATGCTCGGGCAGCCCTCAACGCGCTTCGGGACGAACACCGAGAGAAGCTCCGTCATGCCACAGAGGAAGCGGAGAGACAGAGGCATATCCAGCTGGCGCAAAAACTGGAGATCATGAGGCAGAAGAAACAG GAGTACCTGGAGATGCAAAGACAGTTGGCCATCCAGCGTCTccaggagcaggagaaggagaggcaGATGCGTCTGGAGCAGCAGAAGCACACGATCCAGATGAGGGCCCAAATGCCTGCGTTCTCTCTGCCCTACGCTCAG TCTTTGCCCCCCAATGTTGCGGGAGGGGTCGTGTACCAGCCCGGTGCTCCACCCAGCTACCCGGGTACCTTCAGCCCTGCAGGTTCTGTGGAGGGTTCACCTATGCACAACGTCTATATGAACCAGCCTGGGCAGACTGCACCACCACAGTACCAGGCCATGCCCAGTGCTGCCCCAG aACCCAATATGGTAAATGCATACGTGTACCAGGCTGCAGGCAGTAACGGGcagcctgctcctccacctggtcAGGCTCCGCCCACAACTAGTCCACCCTACTCCAACTATCAGCCCACACCCACACAGGGCTACCAG AATGCTGTCTCTCAGGCCCAGAGTTTGCCCCCGATGCCCCAGCCTGCCCCCACCAACGGTATGGGTTACGTGGGCTACCAGCCATACGCCATGCAGAACATGATTTCAGCATTGCCAGGACAGgaccccaatatgcccccacAACAGCAGTACATGCCCGGCCAGCCGCCCATGTACCAACAG GTTGCTCCCCCTGGCGGcccacagcagcaacagcagcaacaacaacaacaacagcaacagcagcagcagcaggtcccTCAGGATGTGCCTGGCAGTACAGAGGCACAGCTCATCTCCTTTGATTGA
- the hgs gene encoding hepatocyte growth factor-regulated tyrosine kinase substrate isoform X1, with translation MGKGGGTFERLLDKATSQLLLETDWESILQICDLIRQGDAQAKSAIGAIKKKLNDKNPHVALYALEVLESVVKNCGQTVHDEVASKQTMEELKDLLKTEANVRNKILYLIQAWAHAFRNEPKYKVVQDTYQIMKVEGHVFPEFKESDAMFAAERAPDWVDAEECHRCRVQFGVMTRKHHCRACGQIFCGKCSSKYSTIPKFGIEKEVRVCEPCFELLNNHPTLSPPLRKAEGKAPTPGPVELPPEYLTSPLSQQSQVEMPPKKDEAALQEEEELQLAIALSQSEAEEKDRARHKNSYSMYPKVDPTPVTSSAPPVSTLYTPPVNSSAPSAEDVDPELARYLNRTYWEKKQEEARKSPTPSAPAPVPLAEPLPPISQPVEIHVPVQPVSIVEQQYQNGESEEDHEQFLKALQNSVTTFLNRMKSNHMRGRSITNDSAVLSLFQSINNMHPQLLDILNQLDEKRLYYEGLQDKLAQVRDARAALNALRDEHREKLRHATEEAERQRHIQLAQKLEIMRQKKQEYLEMQRQLAIQRLQEQEKERQMRLEQQKHTIQMRAQMPAFSLPYAQSLPPNVAGGVVYQPGAPPSYPGTFSPAGSVEGSPMHNVYMNQPGQTAPPQYQAMPSAAPEPNMVNAYVYQAAGSNGQPAPPPGQAPPTTSPPYSNYQPTPTQGYQNAVSQAQSLPPMPQPAPTNGMGYVGYQPYAMQNMISALPGQDPNMPPQQQYMPGQPPMYQQVAPPGGPQQQQQQQQQQQQQQQQQVPQDVPGSTEAQLISFD, from the exons ATGGGGAAAGGCGGAGGCACTTTTGAGAGGCTGCTGG ATAAAGCCACCAGTCAGTTGCTGCTGGAGACTGACTGGGAATCCATCCTACAGATCTGTGATCTCATTCGACAAGGAGACGCACA AGCTAAGTCTGCTATCGGGGCCATTAAGAAGAAGCTGAATGACAAAAATCCCCATGTGGCCCTCTATGCTCTTGAG GTCCTGGAGTCAGTGGTGAAGAACTGTGGCCAGACGGTCCACGATGAGGTGGCGAGTAAACAAACTATGGAGGAACTGAAGGATTTACTCAAG ACGGAAGCGAATGTAAGGAATAAGATCCTGTACCTGATCCAGGCCTGGGCTCATGCCTTCCGCAACGAGCCCAAATATAAGGTGGTCCAAGACACTTATCAGATCATGAAAGTGGAAG GTCATGTGTTCCCCGAGTTCAAGGAGAGTGATGCGATGTTTGCAGCTGAGAGA GCCCCTGACTGGGTTGATGCTGAGGAGTGCCACCGGTGCAGAGTCCAGTTTGGAGTTATGACAAGAAAG CACCATTGTCGAGCCTGTGGCCAGATCTTCTGTGGCAAGTGTTCGTCGAAGTACTCCACCATCCCAAAGTTTGGCATAGAGAAGGAAGTGCGTGTTTGCGAGCCCTGCTTCGAGCTGCTTAACAA CcaccccactctctctcctccacttagGAAAGCTGAAGGGAAAGCCCCCACCCCAGGCCCTGTGGAGCTGCCTCCTGAGTACCTGACCAGCCCGCTCTCTCAACAATCCCAGGTAGAA ATGCCTCCCAAGAAAGATGAGGCAgccctgcaggaggaagaggagctgcagcTCGCCATTGCCCTTTCCCAAAGCGAGGCGGAGGAGAAGGATCGAGCG AGGCATAAGAACTCCTACTCGATGTATCCCAAAGTGGATCCCACTCCAGTGACTTCCTCGGCTCCACCGGTCAGCACGCTCTACACTCCTCCTGTG AACTCCTCTGCTCCATCAGCTGAAGATGTAGACCCTGAG CTGGCTCGTTACCTGAACAGAACATACTGGGAGAAGAAGCAGGAAGAGGCTCGCAAGAGTCCCACCCCCTCAGCTCCTGCCCCTGTGCCATTGGCTGAGCCTCTTCCACCAATCAGTCAGCCAGTAGAAATTCATGTCCCTGTCCAGCCGGTCAGCATAGTGGAG CAGCAGTACCAGAACGGGGAGTCGGAGGAGGACCACGAGCAGTTTCTGAAGGCTCTGCAGAACTCCGTCACCACCTTCCTTAACCGCATGAAGAGCAACCACATGCGCGGGCGCAGCATCACCAACGACAGTGCCGTGCTCTCGCTCTTCCAGTCCATCAACAACATGCATCCACAGCTGCTGGACATCCTCAACCAGCTGGATGAGAAGCGAT TGTACTATGAGGGGCTGCAGGACAAGTTGGCTCAGGTGCGCGATGCTCGGGCAGCCCTCAACGCGCTTCGGGACGAACACCGAGAGAAGCTCCGTCATGCCACAGAGGAAGCGGAGAGACAGAGGCATATCCAGCTGGCGCAAAAACTGGAGATCATGAGGCAGAAGAAACAG GAGTACCTGGAGATGCAAAGACAGTTGGCCATCCAGCGTCTccaggagcaggagaaggagaggcaGATGCGTCTGGAGCAGCAGAAGCACACGATCCAGATGAGGGCCCAAATGCCTGCGTTCTCTCTGCCCTACGCTCAG TCTTTGCCCCCCAATGTTGCGGGAGGGGTCGTGTACCAGCCCGGTGCTCCACCCAGCTACCCGGGTACCTTCAGCCCTGCAGGTTCTGTGGAGGGTTCACCTATGCACAACGTCTATATGAACCAGCCTGGGCAGACTGCACCACCACAGTACCAGGCCATGCCCAGTGCTGCCCCAG aACCCAATATGGTAAATGCATACGTGTACCAGGCTGCAGGCAGTAACGGGcagcctgctcctccacctggtcAGGCTCCGCCCACAACTAGTCCACCCTACTCCAACTATCAGCCCACACCCACACAGGGCTACCAG AATGCTGTCTCTCAGGCCCAGAGTTTGCCCCCGATGCCCCAGCCTGCCCCCACCAACGGTATGGGTTACGTGGGCTACCAGCCATACGCCATGCAGAACATGATTTCAGCATTGCCAGGACAGgaccccaatatgcccccacAACAGCAGTACATGCCCGGCCAGCCGCCCATGTACCAACAG GTTGCTCCCCCTGGCGGcccacagcagcaacagcagcaacaacaacaacaacagcaacagcagcagcagcaggtcccTCAGGATGTGCCTGGCAGTACAGAGGCACAGCTCATCTCCTTTGATTGA
- the zgc:103625 gene encoding LOW QUALITY PROTEIN: methyltransferase-like 26 B (The sequence of the model RefSeq protein was modified relative to this genomic sequence to represent the inferred CDS: inserted 2 bases in 1 codon; deleted 1 base in 1 codon; substituted 1 base at 1 genomic stop codon), whose product MLLQFFYYEHQMTVNTGSKHTQAARSRESLCLMLEDVPEDQSHRQLFALELGPETGRHVIRFTQKMSFVTWQLSDITASSQVSIKKYIAATHAQNVLQPVHLDANEXQYKLFPGVCDHDGTIAPRCNEHLDAELRQMNPXWGLPDIDVLRQLADGSGMRMIEMAEYYKCLIFRKLWEAKVHKEKLIFFWNAQ is encoded by the exons aTGTTGCTGCAGTTTTTCTACTATGAACACCAGATGACAGTCAACACTGGTTCTAAACATACTCAG GCAGCGAGGAGCAGGGAGAGTCTGTGTTTAATGCTTGAAGATGTACCGGAGGACCAGTCCCACAGGCAGCTGTTCGCCTTA GAGCTGGGCCCTGAAACTGGGCGGCATGTCATACGTTTTACCCAGAAGATGTCCTTTGTTACCTGGCAGCTATCAGACATCACAGCGTCGTCTCAGGTCAG TATTAAGAAATACATTGCTGCAACCCATGCACAGAATGTGCTTCAGCCTGTCCACCTGGATGCCAACGA ACAATATAAACTTTTTCCAGGTGTATGCGATCACGATGGCACCATTGCACCACGTTGTAATGAACACCTGGATGCAGAGCTTCGACAAAT GAATCCATAGTGGGGTCTTCCAGACATCGATGTGCTGAGACAGCTGGCCGATGGGAGCGGGATGCGCATG ATTGAGATGGCAGAATACTACAAATGCCTCATCTTCAGAAAACTTTGGGAAGCCAAAGTGCACAAAGAAAAGCTCATTTTCTTTTGGAATGCACAATAA
- the mrpl12 gene encoding 39S ribosomal protein L12, mitochondrial: protein MYRTSRCLQTALRVAATSHRQQLQRQTPALCALRLLKTSSALHSDAIAIPPLDGAPKRYSPKIQQLVGDIASLTLLEVSDLNELLKKTLNIQDVGMMPMAPSALPAAVADEEEAPVIKEQTQFTVKLTEFKAPEKVKLIKEVKNCIQGLNLVQSKRLVESLPQEIRTNVSKEEAEKLKASLEAAGGTVVLE from the exons ATGTACCGCACCAGCCGCTGCCTCCAGACCGCGCTGCGGGTCGCAGCGACCTCACACCG GCAACAGCTTCAGCGACAAACGCCAGCCTTGTGTGCTCTCAGACTTCTGAAGACCAGCTCTGCCCTCCACTCAGACGCCATCGCCATCCCTCCTCTTGACGGAGCACCCAAACGGTATTCCCCGAAAATACAACAGCTCGTCGGTGACATAGCCAGCCTCACTTTATTAGAGGTGTCCGACCTCAACGAGCTGCTCAAG aaaACTCTGAACATTCAGGATGTTGGAATGATGCCGATGGCTCCCTCAGCTTTACCTGCCGCT GTTGCAGACGAGGAAGAGGCACCAGTCATAAAGGAGCAGACTCAGTTTACAGTCAAATTGACAGAATTTAAGGCACCTGAAAAAGTTAAACTGATAAAAGAAGTGAAGAACTGCATCCAAGGCCTGAATCTGGTGCAG TCAAAGAGACTAGTGGAGTCTCTTCCCCAGGAAATCCGAACCAATGTATCCAAAGAAGAGGCGGAGAAATTGAAAGCATCCTTGGAGGCAGCGGGCGGCACCGTTGTCTTGGAGTAG